The sequence TTCGCCCGCGGCGGCCTTTCTCGCCAGGGTCGCCAGATCCGCGGTGGTCATCTCGCCGGCCACCTTGTTGACCGTTTTCACCTGATCGCGTGACAGCGCCGCCGTCCGGTACACCGGCACCAACTGCTCGGCGCGCGGCCCCGTCGCGAGCTCCTCGTCGCCGTTCGGGGCGGCCTCGTGAGTCGATCGCGAGGGTGAGGTCTCGGCGGTGCCCGACGCACCGTCGTCCTTTGCCGATTTGGGTGCGGTGAGCGCCCGGATGTCCCCGGAGACGCCCTCGGCATCGTCGCCCGCGACGTCGAGCGGGGTGAGGAGACCGACGGCCCCACCACCGGCGACCCGCCGGACGACCGCGGAAGTGGATGGCACCGATTCCACCGGGCCGAATCGGCAGCCTGCCGCGCTGAGCGCATCGACCGTCGGTCCGTCCGGGGCCCCCACCACCACCAGCGGCAGGCCTGGCGACAGTCGCGCGCAGTCCGCCAGCGCGGTGACGCCGCCCCGGTCGGCGACCGAGGCAGCGACGAAGACCTGCGGGGTGGCCGAGACAGTTGTCGCATCGCCGACGGAGACACCTTGCGGCAGTGACCGATTCAGCTCGGTGTACACGGCATCGGCAGTGGGCGGGGCCGATTGCGGTGCGAGTTCTGCCAGCAGCCGCCCGCTGAATGCCGGAAAGAGGTCGACTGTGGTGGCATCCATGTCGTCGAGCAGGGAACGATAGGTCCCTCGCGGCACGGTCATCGAGACAGCGCTGCCGGCGTGCCGCAACGCACCCGCATAGATCTGCGCCATCACCTGCATCGACGGAGATGCGGGCGCCCCCATCACCAGCTGTCCCGCCGATGGCGCAGACTCCGAGCACCCGGCCACTGCGGCGAGGGCGAGGACCGTCAGGATCGCTGTCGCGGCACGCTTGATCACGCCACCACGTTAGCCGGAGGCCGCGATGAAACCGGCAATGGAGTCGGCGATCAACTGGACGGCGATGGCAGCGAGCAGGAGGCCTGCGATCTTGGCCAGCAGCGTGATCCCGCCGACCCCCAACACCCGGATGAGGACGGTGGCGTAGCGGAGCACGATCATCACGATGAGATGGACGCTCACGATGGCCGCCGCGATCGCGAGGTACCCACCGGTGTCACCCGCGACATTGCCGACCTCGACGATGACGGCCGCAATGGCCCCCGGCCCCGCCAGCAGCGGGGTACCCAGCGGGACCAGCGCGACGTTGACGTCGTCGCTCGCCTGCGGTTTTCCTGCGTTGCCGAGTCCGGTCAACAGCTGCAACGCGACCAGCAACAGCAGCAGACCACCGGCCCCCTGCAGGGCCGGGATACCGATGTGCACGTAGTTCAGGATGGCCTTGCCACCGATCGCGAACACACTGATCACGAACAGACTCACGAGCGGTGCCTGCCACGCCGCGCGCTTGCGGTACTCGGGCGATCGGTGGCCGACGAGGCTCAGGAAGAGCGGGATCTGCCCCGGCGGGTCCATGATCACCACCAGTGTGATCAGGGTGGTCGTGTAGACCGTTGCGTCAAAGGGCACGCGGCGATCTTACGAGTAGCATCCGAGTCGTGCCCTCGATGCCACACCTGCGCCCCGGCGGACTGGTCCCCCCGCGCCGGGAGAAGCGGCCGCTGCCGCGGATACCGGTGCCGGTGGCGCGCGCCGTCGTGGACTGTGCGGTCTACATCGACGGCCACCGCCAGGCGGGGTACATCTCCTACACCTCCGCGCTCGACCGGGTTCGCTCGACGGGCGAGGGTTTCGTCTGGCTCGGCCTGCACTCCCCCGACGACGAGCAGATGCAGGGCGTCGCCGAGGTCTTCGGCCTGCACGAATTGATGGTCGAGGATGCCGTACATGCCCACCAGCGACCCAAGCTCGAGGTCTACGACGACACCCAGTTCCTGGTCTTGCGGACGGTCAAATACGTCGAGCACGAGTCGATGGAACAGGCCAGCGAGGTGGTGGAGACCGGCGAGATCATGATCTTCGTCGGGGCCGACTTCGTCATCACGGTGCGGCACGGCGACCACACCCACCTGTCGGGCCTGCGGCGACGCCTCGAGGCCAGACCGGAGCGCCTCGTCCTGGGGCCCACCGCGGTCTTGCACGCGATCGCCGATCTGGTCGTCGACAGTTATCTCGCGGTCACCGACGAGATGGAGAGCGACATCCTCGCCATCGAGGAATCCGTCTTCGGCCCGCGGCGGTCGCTGAACATCGATCCGGTCTATCTCCTCAAACGCGAGGTTCTCGAACTGCGCCGCGCGGTGACCCCGCTGACGGGGCCGCTGGCCCGTCTCACCGGGCAGAACCCGTTGGTGCCCAAAGAGATCCGCCGGCACTTCCGCGATGTCGCCGACCACCTGACCACCGTCATCGACCGGATCGTCGAGTACGACGAGGTGCTGTCCTCGCTGATCGGCACGGCGGCCGCAAAGGTGGGGATTCAGCAGAACACCGACATGCGCAAGATCTCGTCGTGGGTCGCCATCGCAGCGGTCCCCACCATGGTGGCGGGAATCTACGGCATGAACTTCGACTACATGCCCGAACTCCACCAGCACTGGGCCTATCCCACCGTGATCGTGCTGCTGATCGTCGCATGCGCGGGACTATGGGTGGTCTTCCGCCGTCACAACTGGCTGTGATCACCCGCTAGAGTTTCGCGGCCGCCCGATCCGGCGATCGGACATCGATCCCGGCCTCGGCCCAGGCATCCCGCAGTGCGGTCGCCCCTTTGAGACGCACCCAGGCGGCCTCGTTGGCGGTGATCGGCACGGCCCGCAGGAATCGCACAGGGTCCATCGGTTCGTCGAGGGCCACTTCGCCGAGGTCATCGGCCTCCAGGAGGACGGCGGTGCATGCCGAACCGTCCCAGACCGGCTCGGAGAGATCGATCAGGGCGTCCGCCCCGATGATGAGGCCCTCGACGGCCGGCGCCGCGGCCAACGTGGCCATCCGCCGGTGCAGTCCGGGCAGTGGGGCTCCCGCGTGCATCCGGACGACGAGCTCGACTCGTGGCCCGCGCACGGGGTCGGCATGGATGTCGGTCGGCTCCGACATCGGATGGCGGGCACACCCCACCGTGACGTAGACGAGATCGTCACCGGCCAGGAAGCGCAGTACGTCGATCGGCTCGACGCCGAGGAAGGTCACCGAGGCTCGCTGCGGTTGGGCATCGAGCCGTTCGGCGAGGTATCCATTGATCCGGTCCGTCACGGCGTCGCTCACGCATCCACCGTAGTAGGCGTGATGGCCTAGCCTGAATGCGTGGTACGAGTCCTCGCGGTGGCCGATGAGGTCGTCGACTCCCTGACCTTCGGGGTCGGCATCGACGCGCGTCCCGACATCATTCTCGGTGCCGGCGACCTGCCGTTCGAGTACCTCGAGGTGCTCAGCACCCTCTGCGACGCCCCATGTGTCTACGTTCCCGGCAATCACGACCGCGACCTGACCGGTTACCGCCACAGCCGAACCGGATGGATCCGGGCGGGGCTGCCCACCGACGATCCCGGACCGCGAGGTGCGATCAACGCCGATCGACGGACCGTGACGGTGGCAGGGTTGCGGATCAGCGGGCTCGGCGGATGCCGACGTTACAACGACGGGCCCAACCAGTACTCCGACATGCAGCAGCGGATCCGCTCCTGGCGCCTGAGCTGTACCCGGGCCACCCCCGACATCCTGCTGACCCACAGCCCGGCACGCGGGGTCGGTGACGGCGACGACGTGCCGCACCGTGGCTTCGACTGCTACCACGGACTGGTGCGGTCGCTGCAGCCCACGCTGCTCGTGCACGGTCACGTCCACCCGTTCGGCGCGAAGCCGATCGACACGATGATCGGTGACGCGACGACATCGATGAACGTGGTGGGTTACTGCCAGTTCGACATCACCCCCGGCAGTCGCGAATTCCAGATCGTGAGGCGACGTCATGGCTCGTGACACCGGATTCCCGGATGCGGACGCGGAGAACGACTTCACCCGGATGCGACGGCACGCCGAGATGTCGCGGCTCGTCGCCTGGTTCACCCGGCAGCCCGCCGACGTGAACACTGTCCTGCCGTTCGACGAGGTCGTCGCCGCGCTCGGCCGGATCGGCGATACCTACCTCGGACTTGCACAGGTCGAGGTCGAGTCCATCGTCGGAAGCGTGGACCGCACAAAGGATTTCGACCGCTATTTCCGGCCCACGTCGTCGCGCATCCGGGAGCGGTGGCAGCGTCTGGCGGCGGCGCAGCGACGCGGCGAATCGGTGCCGCCGGTACGGCTCTACCGCATCGGCTCGATGCATTTCGTGCTCGACGGTCACCACCGCGTCTCGATCGCCATCGCCCGCCACCTGCACATCATCGATGCATACGTCACCGAGATCCACACGCGCATCTCGCCCGAAGGCATCAACGCCGCGTCCGACCTGATCATGAAAGACCACCGACGCCTCTTCCTGTCCCGGGTTCCGCTCGCCGGCGCACAGGCCGCGGCCATCCGCTTCTCGGATCCGTTCGACTACGCCGAGCTCTCGGAGAACGTCGAGGCGTGGGGTTTTCGGCTCAGCCAGGAGATCGGCGAGTTCCTCAGTCGCCCGGAGGTGGCCCGCCGATGGTTCGGCGAAGAATTCCTGCCGGTGGTCCGGATGGCGCGGCGTGCCGACGTCCGGCCGGACCTCACCAGTGACGCCGAACTCTATCTCTGGCTCGCGTGCGAGCGTTATCGCCTGGTGCGCAAACACATCTGGGATGACGACATCCTGCGGGAGCTACACGACCAGGGCCGACGGCGCCGACGCTGATCGTCGCCTGGCCAGACCGATTGCGAACGATCAGGGAGAACGAGGGCATGACCATCACCCCCACCGACATCGGACATCTGCGCCGCTGTGTGGATCTGGCACGAGCGGCCCTCGACGCCGGTGACGAACCGTTCGGCTCGACGCTGGTGGCCGAGGACGGGACCGAGCTCTTCGCCGATCGCAACCGGGTGTCCGGCGGCGATGCCACACAGCACCCGGAATTCGCGATAGCCCGCTGGGCGGCAACCAATCTGTCTCCGGCACAGCGTGCGTCGTCCACGGTCTACACGTCGGGCGAGCATTGTCCGATGTGTTCGGCGGCGCACGCCTGGGTCGGCCTCGGACGTATCGTGTACGCCACGTCGGGCGCTCAGCTGGGTACGTGGCTCGACGAGTGGGGCGCGGCGCCAGCTCCGGTCACGGCGTTGTCGATCCAGCAGGTCGCGCCCGGCGTCGAGGTCGACGGACCCGCCGACGAGTTCACCGACACCATGCGCGGATTACACCACGCCCGCGTCAGCCGAGACGCAGGTTAACCCCCGACGACTGATCGAACACGGCGACCTTCGAACTGTCGTAGAACAGTTCGGCCGTAC is a genomic window of Gordonia sp. SID5947 containing:
- a CDS encoding magnesium and cobalt transport protein CorA; this encodes MPHLRPGGLVPPRREKRPLPRIPVPVARAVVDCAVYIDGHRQAGYISYTSALDRVRSTGEGFVWLGLHSPDDEQMQGVAEVFGLHELMVEDAVHAHQRPKLEVYDDTQFLVLRTVKYVEHESMEQASEVVETGEIMIFVGADFVITVRHGDHTHLSGLRRRLEARPERLVLGPTAVLHAIADLVVDSYLAVTDEMESDILAIEESVFGPRRSLNIDPVYLLKREVLELRRAVTPLTGPLARLTGQNPLVPKEIRRHFRDVADHLTTVIDRIVEYDEVLSSLIGTAAAKVGIQQNTDMRKISSWVAIAAVPTMVAGIYGMNFDYMPELHQHWAYPTVIVLLIVACAGLWVVFRRHNWL
- a CDS encoding nucleoside deaminase, with product MTITPTDIGHLRRCVDLARAALDAGDEPFGSTLVAEDGTELFADRNRVSGGDATQHPEFAIARWAATNLSPAQRASSTVYTSGEHCPMCSAAHAWVGLGRIVYATSGAQLGTWLDEWGAAPAPVTALSIQQVAPGVEVDGPADEFTDTMRGLHHARVSRDAG
- a CDS encoding metallophosphoesterase family protein translates to MVRVLAVADEVVDSLTFGVGIDARPDIILGAGDLPFEYLEVLSTLCDAPCVYVPGNHDRDLTGYRHSRTGWIRAGLPTDDPGPRGAINADRRTVTVAGLRISGLGGCRRYNDGPNQYSDMQQRIRSWRLSCTRATPDILLTHSPARGVGDGDDVPHRGFDCYHGLVRSLQPTLLVHGHVHPFGAKPIDTMIGDATTSMNVVGYCQFDITPGSREFQIVRRRHGS
- a CDS encoding suppressor of fused domain protein gives rise to the protein MSDAVTDRINGYLAERLDAQPQRASVTFLGVEPIDVLRFLAGDDLVYVTVGCARHPMSEPTDIHADPVRGPRVELVVRMHAGAPLPGLHRRMATLAAAPAVEGLIIGADALIDLSEPVWDGSACTAVLLEADDLGEVALDEPMDPVRFLRAVPITANEAAWVRLKGATALRDAWAEAGIDVRSPDRAAAKL
- a CDS encoding MarC family protein produces the protein MPFDATVYTTTLITLVVIMDPPGQIPLFLSLVGHRSPEYRKRAAWQAPLVSLFVISVFAIGGKAILNYVHIGIPALQGAGGLLLLLVALQLLTGLGNAGKPQASDDVNVALVPLGTPLLAGPGAIAAVIVEVGNVAGDTGGYLAIAAAIVSVHLIVMIVLRYATVLIRVLGVGGITLLAKIAGLLLAAIAVQLIADSIAGFIAASG
- a CDS encoding glycine betaine ABC transporter substrate-binding protein, with amino-acid sequence MIKRAATAILTVLALAAVAGCSESAPSAGQLVMGAPASPSMQVMAQIYAGALRHAGSAVSMTVPRGTYRSLLDDMDATTVDLFPAFSGRLLAELAPQSAPPTADAVYTELNRSLPQGVSVGDATTVSATPQVFVAASVADRGGVTALADCARLSPGLPLVVVGAPDGPTVDALSAAGCRFGPVESVPSTSAVVRRVAGGGAVGLLTPLDVAGDDAEGVSGDIRALTAPKSAKDDGASGTAETSPSRSTHEAAPNGDEELATGPRAEQLVPVYRTAALSRDQVKTVNKVAGEMTTADLATLARKAAAGEPAAVLANGWLAEHGL
- a CDS encoding chromosome partitioning protein ParB: MARDTGFPDADAENDFTRMRRHAEMSRLVAWFTRQPADVNTVLPFDEVVAALGRIGDTYLGLAQVEVESIVGSVDRTKDFDRYFRPTSSRIRERWQRLAAAQRRGESVPPVRLYRIGSMHFVLDGHHRVSIAIARHLHIIDAYVTEIHTRISPEGINAASDLIMKDHRRLFLSRVPLAGAQAAAIRFSDPFDYAELSENVEAWGFRLSQEIGEFLSRPEVARRWFGEEFLPVVRMARRADVRPDLTSDAELYLWLACERYRLVRKHIWDDDILRELHDQGRRRRR